The DNA sequence GATGATGGCCACGGCCTGCCCGGCGGCTATGTATTCCAGCTTGTCCTCGATGGTCTCGACCGAGGGTCCGTCGGGTGCGGGGCGGCCTCCCGGCCGCGGGTCGATGCGCCAGTACGCGTCCCATTCCGGATCCGGGAAGCGGGGGATCGGCTCGCCCTCGATGTCGTCGAGCGTGACCGACTCCTTGCCCGCCAGCCGGTGCCCGACCGGTACGAGCAGCATCTTCGGCTCGTCGTAGAGGACCGTCACGTCCAGGCCGTCGGTCTGCAGCGGCAGCCGGGTGATCGCCGCGTCGACCCGCCGGTCGAGCAGGGCCTGGCGCGGCTCGTTCCACTTCAGGTGCAGCGTGCGTACATCGGCGTCGGGGTGTTTGTGCCGCAGATTCCGCACCACCGGGGTGACGATCAGGCCCGCGGTGTAGCCGACGGTGATCCGGGTAGGCCGCGCGGCGGCCCGGGCGGCGGCCGTGGCCTGCCGGGCCGAGCGCACCAGGGCGCGTGCGTGAGGGAGGAAGGCCTCTCCCGCTTCGGTGAGCCGCGTGCCTTGTCGCGTCCGGTCGAAAAGCCGCGCACCCACCTGGGCCTCGAGCTGGCTGATCTGCCGGCTCAGCGACGGCTGCGCGATGTGCAGCTCGGCCGCGGCTCGGCCGTAGTGCAGATGTGACGCGACGGTGGTGAAGTAGCGCACCAGCCGAATGTCGAGATCTGTCATGCCTGAATGGTATGACGTGTTCCGGAACAGGTCTTTGATGACCGAGAGTCTGCGTCCCTACCGTGAGATCCATGGCAAACGACAATGAAATCGCGGTCCGGCGTTTCTACGAGGCACTCTCCACCGGTGACAGCGCGCTGGTCGATGAGGCCCTCGCCGCCGGCTGGGATGCCGACCCGGCCCTGCGCGCCGGGGGCGGCCCAGAGGGATGGAAGGCGAGCATTGCTCACCTTCGTGGTGTGTTCAGTGACCTGACCGTCGAGATCGAGCACGTCGTCGTGAACCGGGACATGGTCGCAGTGCGGGCGGTCAGCCGCGGGAAGCACACCGGCGAGCTGCTCGGCGTCGAGGGCACCGGCCGCGAGGTCGAGTTCCGGGCGGCCGACTTCCACCAGGTGGTCGACGGCCGCATCGTGCGGACCTGGCACCTGGAGGACTACTTTTCGATCGCCACCCAGATCGGACTGGAGTTCACCCGTGGCGCTTGACGGAAAGACGGCGGTGGTGACTGGGGCGGCCCGGGGCATCGGATACGCATAC is a window from the Streptomyces luomodiensis genome containing:
- a CDS encoding ester cyclase, with amino-acid sequence MANDNEIAVRRFYEALSTGDSALVDEALAAGWDADPALRAGGGPEGWKASIAHLRGVFSDLTVEIEHVVVNRDMVAVRAVSRGKHTGELLGVEGTGREVEFRAADFHQVVDGRIVRTWHLEDYFSIATQIGLEFTRGA
- a CDS encoding LysR family transcriptional regulator: MTDLDIRLVRYFTTVASHLHYGRAAAELHIAQPSLSRQISQLEAQVGARLFDRTRQGTRLTEAGEAFLPHARALVRSARQATAAARAAARPTRITVGYTAGLIVTPVVRNLRHKHPDADVRTLHLKWNEPRQALLDRRVDAAITRLPLQTDGLDVTVLYDEPKMLLVPVGHRLAGKESVTLDDIEGEPIPRFPDPEWDAYWRIDPRPGGRPAPDGPSVETIEDKLEYIAAGQAVAIIPAALHTGGTRPDLTTIPLHGVEPSHIVVATRAADSSRLVAAFRMSAVTA